A stretch of DNA from Macrotis lagotis isolate mMagLag1 chromosome X, bilby.v1.9.chrom.fasta, whole genome shotgun sequence:
GGTATCAACCTGAAAAACCATTTGGTAAGGCACTGCCTTGGCAAACACAGGCAAGAAATCTTTTAGGGGTGAATTAGCTAAATGTTTGAGCAAATATAacaggttaatttttaaatttataattctggGAGGCcccaaaatgctttataaatatccaaatggctcttGGCAGGGGAAAAAAGTCCCTCACCCTTGATTAGAACAGAGTTCTTTTTTGTTGCAGCTGTGAGCATTATAGTAGATAAACCTCCTCCCATTGGAGGAAGCATGTTAGGTGGGAAGGGATATTGGATATTACTTATATGGAAATACAGCTGGAGGAGGGTACCTGGCAGGTGCCATCCCCTGCCCTGGATAAGGATAGGGGGGAACAACCTGAATTGGAGGCAGTTGTGAAGGTGGAAAGTTAAGATTGGTTATTGTCAGGTGAGAATATCTAACTGGTGATGGTCGGGAAATTTCAGGTGATAGAAATGATGCTGGGGGGTGTGGAGGAAGTGGGACATATGGTGAAGGGTTAAGAGGATATATATGAGGATAGTATGGCAAATGAGTGGGTTGTCCACATTCTGGAGGCAGACCCCTATGGACTGATCCTTCTGTATTCATAATGTATTGCATACTTTGATCACCCATTCCTAACATGTAGGAATTTGTATTTGACATCCTACTGATGTAGAAGGAAGGTGGTGGTGCTGATGaaggtggtagtggtggtggtgaaggtggtaatggtggtggtgaAAGTGGTAGTGGAGGTGGTAAAGGTGGTAGTGGAGGTGGTGaaggtggtagtggtggtggtgaaggtggtagtggtggtggtgaagatggtagtggtggtggtgaagatggtagtggtggtggtggtgatgatggtagtggtggtggtgaagaTGGCTGTGGTGGTGGTAAAGGTGGTGGGTAATGAGGAAGAGGAGGTGGCTGATATACAGGATCTGGATGACTTTGGAAACCTACTAAACATCCAGATTCATCCTTAATCTCTGCTGCACCAATCTGCTTGTCCTCTCCCATTGAAACTATAGCTGTGGTGGTTGGTTTACATTCTAGTAGCCTTGGCGGGTGGGTGGTCTGAATTTGGGGGATTTTCAATGATTGTGGTTCTGCTGCCTTATTATATTCCTTAGAAGAAACAAATAGTGAGGATTTAACCTGCCTATGAGGGCTAGGTTGAAGATATGGTTTCTCAGACCATTCTGCATGCTGCCTTTGCTGCTTTGTTGTCTTCCGGGGCTCTTTTTGTTGTGTCTGTAGCTGTTCAGAACTTTGAGATTGTGGTGATGGTAGTCCTGAGGGCCCTTGAGGTGTTGATTGGAGAGGTTGTTGCAGCTGAGGAGCAGGATGAGGCTTCTTTTGGTGTTCTGTAGAATAGAAATCTAGGATCTGGTGGCAAATGTCTTTTAGCACATCCTCTGGTACATCTTGAACAAACTGTTCCCACCATCTCTGGTCCGTTGGTTTTGATGTCCATTCCTGTATTTCAAATTTGCATAAACGGCCTGCTAAGTACATAACGGAGACTGCTATGATCTCAGGCTCCCACTGTAGTGACAAGGTAGTACATAAGCTATCATTTATAAATGTCCATGCCATTTGAACCAATTTTTGCAGTTTCATTTTATCACCTTTGAGTTGTTTGGCATATTGGAGGAGAAATTTGTAGGGATGTTCAACTTGCAAATCAAACTTGATGGTCTGTAATAAGATACTCTCCAGAGTCAGAACTTCTTCCTTTGGGTCATCTCCAAATTGACTCAACTGCACACTGTTTAATAAG
This window harbors:
- the LOC141497924 gene encoding cyclin-K-like; this encodes MDYTKPCWYWDKEDLARTPSQLEGLDPATEVQYRQEGARFIFDLGTRLGLHYTTVATGIVYFHRFYMFHSFKQFPRYVTGVCGLFLAGKVEETPKRCDDILRTAYSLLNSVQLSQFGDDPKEEVLTLESILLQTIKFDLQVEHPYKFLLQYAKQLKGDKMKLQKLVQMAWTFINDSLCTTLSLQWEPEIIAVSVMYLAGRLCKFEIQEWTSKPTDQRWWEQFVQDVPEDVLKDICHQILDFYSTEHQKKPHPAPQLQQPLQSTPQGPSGLPSPQSQSSEQLQTQQKEPRKTTKQQRQHAEWSEKPYLQPSPHRQVKSSLFVSSKEYNKAAEPQSLKIPQIQTTHPPRPPPPPLPSSPPPLPSSPPPLPPSPPPLPPSPPPLPPLPPPLPLSPPPLPPSPPPLPPSSAPPPSFYISRMSNTNSYMLGMGDQSMQYIMNTEGSVHRGLPPECGQPTHLPYYPHIYPLNPSPYVPLPPHPPASFLSPEISRPSPVRYSHLTITNLNFPPSQLPPIQVVPPYPYPGQGMAPARYPPPAVFPYK